A window of the Vibrio pomeroyi genome harbors these coding sequences:
- the gmtZ gene encoding gamma-mobile-trio integrase GmtZ — MKLNRYKTLSEASLAAKKLGFSSPTKYKYSYKQDSLLPATPDKFYVNEWISWSHFLGIPERKKHYASMHEAMKAVAKLNLQKRGEYYLRYKEDDRLPSNPNRTYSSEWKNWSHFLGKKQKALYSSLHEAQNSARKLRILFVSEYQHRYKEDPKLPANPDKVYASDWISWPSFLRGEDGEIYAQLRYASSAVQRLGIKNKSDYRLLHVQDSKLPPNPDEYYSTEWISWEQFLSKCKKEYYETIEKASMAAIKLGIKSMAEYRARYREDQSLPSKPYTFYSENWINWPTFLGRPIKKNYCTLKQAHRSVLKLGIKSSNEYRFRYTEDHLLPAKPERIYAHEWRGWCWFLGKQVRDFYPTLNEAIRAVKVLGINSFNEYQERYREDEKLPTNPQRFYKGEWLNWHHFFSKNERTVYSNIEAARASVQALGITTIVEYRVRYKEDPCLPAMPERTYATDWLSWWDYLQPKKILDLKSFKAWCRTLRIKNSVEYKKARKVHSNLPSKPEKMIHDWTDWFDALNIPRPYFYKELEALVRKNSIRTLSEYREFRTSSQDPRIPVKPEKHYQGKGWTNAYDFWGIPRPYQVKYFTEDWRLWAEKITEFLKTARGGDTKAKDLCEFVREYIEPNKLGNCPLEFLTRKSTNIQPMLELLEQVPVTRKKKWIYSINEFLDWVILNYLIIEDEETGEVAHIKGAKNPLGHIKFNGETNIQSVSETNKLALPYQYVKEGREWIFPADSITKKLTFSDLAHLNNFPADWVLVDDESLLDKKDPDCVFKIEEGRAYLWFPVYWIYTYSLMQLPARGIQIVYCDSGEADSEVADFKSGQVVWKKNKTKLASLTVRQGMVSKSGKDEFGVHYTSNKTKFDGSGYTIPFMPIELAYWLIKLRKWQQKYNPIKEPTKWLNCKRTNLNETQRKQKGINCFLFRDYREQEPGTFGGRLTSRLAAALFFSPKSDYTAATYRGLSYTEAIEELKDNTQIALSHFKSPYTPHSMRVSLINAYAYEFGIPLEVIMKLVGHSSIIMTIYYTKSDKTGANLREKMEMGEREAMSKATQTLRSFVEQQRIEEVKSQLVGSSVDLLSSLDNARPASSYLWKDFGICPVGGAFCSEGGFPVATKANIYHPVPAGYLGEQNCFQCRFFISGPAFLVGLAAMFNEISLAVNTQSIRYTSLGQKLDDIAEKIDVIDHQLYKIKVDSSEKSALESDRRELVGERMHLNSEIETRAKKLDLYLSDMNAIHRHIHNCQTLMRKPPENTANHYQLIVPHEFTLGVELDEVSNFHQLSEVCSNAELYHSCSDDLAVTRRSQMIDKMMVKNGIQPQLFLLSEEEQLLVGNQLTELMLTRLKGWEDIDRLMGGSLTLKDLSIDNQFDEKIIRELFEQSKPLNRIG; from the coding sequence GAACCTACAGTTCAGAATGGAAAAACTGGTCACATTTTCTAGGTAAAAAACAAAAGGCTCTTTATTCGAGTTTACACGAGGCTCAAAATAGTGCCCGAAAACTAAGAATCTTATTTGTTAGTGAGTATCAACATCGCTACAAAGAAGATCCAAAATTACCTGCAAATCCTGACAAGGTATACGCAAGTGATTGGATTAGTTGGCCCAGCTTTCTTAGAGGTGAAGATGGTGAGATCTATGCTCAGCTCAGGTATGCCTCTTCAGCAGTACAAAGGTTAGGAATCAAAAACAAATCTGATTATCGACTGCTCCATGTTCAGGACTCAAAGTTACCCCCTAATCCAGATGAGTATTATTCCACTGAATGGATATCTTGGGAGCAATTCCTAAGCAAATGTAAGAAAGAGTATTACGAGACTATCGAAAAAGCGTCTATGGCTGCGATAAAGCTGGGTATTAAAAGCATGGCAGAGTATCGAGCGCGCTATAGAGAAGACCAGTCATTGCCCTCCAAGCCCTACACTTTTTACTCTGAAAACTGGATTAATTGGCCAACGTTTCTCGGTCGACCAATAAAGAAAAATTATTGTACGCTCAAGCAAGCTCATCGTTCTGTATTAAAACTAGGCATAAAATCATCTAATGAATATCGATTCCGCTATACAGAAGACCATTTATTACCAGCAAAACCTGAAAGAATCTATGCCCATGAATGGCGCGGATGGTGCTGGTTCCTTGGAAAGCAAGTAAGGGACTTCTATCCAACATTAAATGAAGCAATCAGAGCGGTAAAAGTACTTGGGATAAACTCATTTAATGAATATCAAGAGCGTTACCGAGAAGATGAGAAACTTCCCACAAACCCTCAACGTTTTTACAAAGGTGAATGGCTCAATTGGCACCATTTTTTTTCTAAAAATGAAAGGACGGTTTATTCAAACATAGAAGCTGCACGTGCCTCAGTACAGGCCTTAGGCATCACCACCATAGTTGAGTATCGAGTTAGATATAAAGAAGATCCCTGTCTGCCGGCAATGCCGGAAAGAACTTATGCGACAGATTGGTTAAGTTGGTGGGACTACCTGCAACCCAAAAAGATTCTAGATCTAAAATCATTTAAAGCATGGTGTCGTACGCTAAGAATAAAAAACTCTGTCGAATATAAAAAAGCTAGGAAAGTACACAGTAATCTACCCTCTAAGCCAGAAAAAATGATTCATGATTGGACCGATTGGTTTGATGCTTTGAATATCCCGCGGCCATATTTTTATAAAGAACTAGAAGCTTTAGTTAGAAAAAATAGTATCAGGACTTTATCTGAGTACCGAGAATTCAGAACGTCATCCCAAGACCCTAGAATACCAGTTAAACCAGAAAAGCATTACCAAGGAAAAGGCTGGACTAATGCTTATGACTTTTGGGGAATACCACGCCCCTATCAAGTAAAGTACTTTACAGAAGACTGGCGACTTTGGGCTGAGAAAATAACAGAATTTCTAAAAACAGCACGTGGAGGGGATACTAAAGCTAAAGATTTATGTGAGTTTGTGCGCGAGTATATTGAACCGAACAAATTGGGGAACTGCCCTCTAGAGTTTTTAACCCGTAAATCAACCAACATTCAACCAATGCTCGAACTACTAGAGCAGGTCCCAGTTACGCGTAAGAAAAAATGGATTTACTCAATCAACGAGTTTTTGGATTGGGTCATATTGAATTACTTGATAATTGAAGATGAAGAAACTGGAGAAGTTGCTCATATCAAAGGTGCTAAAAACCCCTTGGGACACATCAAATTTAATGGCGAGACTAATATTCAAAGTGTCAGTGAAACCAACAAACTAGCTTTACCCTATCAGTATGTTAAGGAGGGACGTGAATGGATCTTTCCAGCAGATTCTATTACTAAAAAACTAACTTTCTCAGACTTAGCACACCTGAATAATTTTCCGGCTGACTGGGTACTAGTCGATGACGAGTCGTTATTGGATAAAAAGGATCCTGATTGTGTTTTTAAAATTGAGGAAGGAAGAGCTTACCTTTGGTTCCCTGTGTACTGGATTTATACCTACTCGCTTATGCAGCTTCCAGCTAGAGGAATACAGATCGTTTATTGTGATTCTGGTGAGGCAGATTCTGAAGTCGCAGACTTTAAAAGTGGTCAAGTAGTATGGAAGAAGAATAAGACTAAACTAGCTAGTTTAACCGTCAGGCAAGGCATGGTGAGTAAGTCTGGCAAAGATGAATTTGGCGTCCATTACACCTCAAACAAAACCAAGTTTGATGGCTCAGGTTATACCATCCCTTTTATGCCAATAGAGTTAGCATATTGGTTGATAAAACTCAGAAAATGGCAACAAAAGTACAATCCGATTAAGGAACCGACGAAGTGGCTTAATTGTAAGCGCACCAACCTGAATGAAACACAACGTAAGCAAAAGGGTATTAACTGCTTTCTATTTAGGGATTACAGGGAACAAGAACCTGGTACTTTTGGGGGACGTTTAACATCTAGACTCGCAGCAGCACTCTTTTTTTCACCAAAAAGTGACTATACAGCAGCAACCTACAGAGGATTATCATATACAGAGGCTATAGAGGAACTCAAAGATAACACTCAAATTGCTCTGTCACATTTTAAGTCCCCTTATACTCCCCACTCAATGCGCGTCAGCTTGATCAACGCATACGCGTATGAGTTTGGTATTCCTTTAGAAGTCATAATGAAATTGGTAGGCCACTCCAGCATCATAATGACAATCTACTATACCAAGAGCGATAAAACAGGCGCTAACTTACGAGAGAAAATGGAGATGGGAGAAAGGGAAGCGATGAGCAAAGCAACACAAACGCTCAGGTCGTTTGTGGAACAACAGAGAATTGAAGAAGTGAAATCACAGTTGGTAGGGTCATCTGTGGATCTACTAAGTTCACTCGACAATGCTCGGCCGGCCTCCAGCTACCTATGGAAGGACTTTGGTATCTGCCCTGTGGGAGGTGCTTTTTGCTCGGAAGGGGGCTTCCCTGTAGCCACAAAAGCCAACATATACCACCCAGTACCAGCAGGTTATTTAGGAGAGCAGAACTGTTTTCAGTGTCGATTCTTTATTTCCGGCCCGGCTTTTTTGGTTGGACTTGCAGCTATGTTCAATGAGATAAGCCTAGCCGTAAACACTCAATCTATACGGTACACTTCGCTTGGACAGAAGCTTGATGATATTGCAGAGAAGATAGATGTCATTGATCACCAACTTTACAAAATAAAAGTAGATAGCTCAGAGAAATCGGCTTTGGAGTCCGATAGACGTGAGTTAGTTGGAGAGCGTATGCATTTGAACTCGGAAATTGAAACACGAGCGAAGAAGCTAGATTTGTACCTCTCAGACATGAACGCGATTCACCGACATATCCATAACTGTCAAACTCTTATGCGTAAGCCACCAGAAAACACTGCGAATCACTACCAACTTATTGTTCCGCATGAATTCACATTAGGTGTAGAGCTAGATGAAGTAAGCAATTTCCACCAACTATCAGAGGTGTGCTCGAACGCTGAACTATACCATAGTTGTAGCGATGATTTGGCAGTAACCAGACGCTCCCAAATGATCGACAAAATGATGGTTAAAAACGGTATTCAGCCGCAACTCTTTTTACTGTCAGAAGAGGAACAACTCTTAGTGGGGAACCAGTTAACAGAGTTAATGCTGACAAGGTTGAAAGGCTGGGAGGACATCGACCGTCTTATGGGTGGGAGTTTGACTTTAAAGGACTTATCGATAGATAACCAGTTCGACGAAAAGATTATTCGTGAACTATTTGAGCAGTCGAAACCACTAAATAGGATCGGTTAG
- the gmtX gene encoding gamma-mobile-trio protein GmtX, with protein MSEMTPEQVLNQLKKKASSRVQNSLEAVFTICKEQQERGLNDFSYSTIARLGKGRGVPAAQSIRNKTGESYRTLIHSFNSSSKDQLRPARNSSKGKMHAWIDELDDPVVKLQANILYSQKKEAERLLNEVVPINQVIEVFDNVDVSVASIKLTELERSALEYLISSEFLRRHQLELGKNGSIVSSDTQKSFFPVATLDAIKKALQNL; from the coding sequence ATGTCAGAAATGACTCCAGAGCAAGTACTGAATCAGCTAAAAAAGAAAGCTTCATCTCGGGTACAGAACTCATTAGAGGCCGTGTTTACCATATGCAAGGAACAACAAGAGCGCGGATTGAACGACTTTAGTTATTCAACGATAGCTCGTCTTGGAAAAGGGCGAGGCGTTCCCGCTGCACAGAGCATTCGAAACAAAACCGGTGAATCATATCGAACCTTAATTCATAGCTTCAACTCTTCAAGCAAAGACCAACTTCGACCAGCTAGAAACTCCTCGAAAGGTAAAATGCATGCTTGGATAGACGAACTCGACGATCCAGTAGTTAAACTTCAAGCTAATATTCTCTACTCTCAGAAAAAGGAAGCGGAGCGATTGCTCAATGAAGTGGTTCCTATCAATCAGGTCATCGAGGTGTTCGATAATGTTGATGTATCCGTTGCATCTATAAAGCTCACTGAACTGGAGCGAAGTGCATTGGAGTACCTCATTTCTAGTGAGTTTTTGCGCAGACATCAATTGGAGCTTGGAAAAAATGGCAGTATAGTATCGAGTGATACTCAAAAGTCATTTTTCCCTGTTGCGACTTTGGATGCAATTAAAAAGGCGCTACAGAACTTATAG
- the greB gene encoding transcription elongation factor GreB, which yields MKTKLITREGYNKLKAEHDHLWNEKRPEITKIVTWAASLGDRSENADYTFNKRLLRQIDRRVRFLRKFLPEVTIVDYSPQQEGKVFFGAWVEIENEAGDVKAFRIVGPEEIYGDAKGYISIDSPMARALLKKEVDDEATVRTPEGDKEWFINSIRYNKS from the coding sequence GTGAAAACAAAACTAATCACCAGAGAAGGTTATAACAAACTTAAAGCAGAACACGACCATCTATGGAATGAGAAGCGTCCAGAGATCACTAAAATCGTTACATGGGCAGCGAGCTTGGGTGACCGCTCAGAAAATGCTGACTACACCTTCAACAAACGCTTACTTCGTCAAATAGACCGTCGTGTGCGCTTCCTTCGCAAGTTTCTCCCTGAAGTGACCATCGTAGATTATTCTCCTCAGCAGGAAGGAAAAGTCTTTTTTGGCGCGTGGGTTGAAATTGAGAATGAAGCCGGTGATGTTAAGGCATTTAGAATTGTTGGCCCTGAAGAAATTTATGGTGACGCAAAAGGCTACATCTCAATTGATTCACCAATGGCAAGAGCATTGTTGAAGAAGGAAGTTGATGATGAAGCAACGGTTCGTACACCGGAAGGTGACAAAGAATGGTTTATTAACTCAATTAGATACAACAAATCCTAG
- a CDS encoding helix-turn-helix domain-containing protein, whose translation MSIDNPIPMRLKEVRKKAKISQKELGVRIGIDESSASARMNQYEKGKHTPDISTLKKMADELGVPLSYFFCEEESSAKLACLIARLSEEERQELISKLSSSEVN comes from the coding sequence ATGTCGATCGACAACCCTATTCCAATGCGGCTCAAAGAGGTACGCAAAAAAGCAAAGATCTCCCAAAAAGAATTGGGAGTGCGTATTGGTATCGATGAAAGTTCGGCTAGTGCGCGAATGAATCAGTACGAGAAAGGAAAACATACACCGGATATCAGTACATTGAAGAAAATGGCTGACGAGTTGGGTGTTCCTTTAAGCTATTTTTTTTGTGAGGAAGAAAGCTCTGCCAAGTTGGCTTGCTTGATTGCAAGACTAAGTGAGGAAGAAAGGCAGGAGCTCATCAGTAAGTTGAGTAGTTCTGAGGTAAACTAG
- a CDS encoding DEAD/DEAH box helicase yields MLRQWQVECSEKALQKFRANQQHFFCQATPGAGKTVLAATVASRLLNNDMVDLVLCFSPSLTVSDGIKRTFSQILNCTFNGGLGSIGQSLTYQSIQFLNDDFWKALRNHRVFVVFDEIHHCSGSELENANVWGQQVLMKIQGLATYTLAMSGTPWRSDYLPIVMSEYSEPEGQILVDYQYTLKQAIADKVCRSPKLVLVDNEHLSVTSDEKVESFSSILEMLKQTKTSYQSVIHNQDAMEYLLGLGCKKLAEIRTQSPNAGGLVVASSVQHAQTIQKILSQKYSQSVSIVTYRHEEPLAEIERYRQSDAQWIVSVGMISEGTDIPRLQVCCHMSSIKTELYFRQVLGRILRVNEAVNQQAWLFTFAEQSLIEFSERIEQDIPESCIFIRIDTQRTFAASESGREEATKGFNIDLVSSGFDLRWNGSVERGDMVGAVPKLSKEVQFGRFKKRIISAFQTV; encoded by the coding sequence GTGTTAAGACAGTGGCAGGTAGAATGTTCTGAAAAAGCGTTACAGAAATTTAGGGCAAATCAACAACACTTCTTCTGCCAAGCAACTCCTGGCGCTGGTAAAACGGTGCTCGCGGCAACAGTTGCATCAAGGTTGCTTAACAATGATATGGTCGACCTTGTATTGTGTTTTTCTCCATCTTTAACTGTTTCTGATGGAATTAAAAGGACCTTTTCCCAAATACTGAACTGCACTTTTAATGGGGGCTTGGGCTCTATTGGGCAGTCACTAACATACCAATCTATTCAATTCCTTAATGATGATTTTTGGAAGGCGCTACGTAACCATCGAGTATTTGTTGTATTTGATGAGATTCACCATTGCTCTGGGTCTGAACTTGAAAATGCGAATGTTTGGGGCCAACAAGTACTAATGAAGATTCAAGGGCTTGCGACTTACACGCTTGCTATGTCAGGTACCCCATGGCGTTCAGACTATCTACCAATAGTAATGTCTGAATATAGTGAGCCTGAAGGTCAAATCCTCGTTGACTATCAATACACCTTAAAGCAAGCAATTGCAGATAAAGTTTGCCGATCTCCAAAGTTAGTGCTGGTTGATAACGAACATCTTTCAGTGACTAGCGATGAGAAAGTTGAATCGTTTTCTTCAATCTTAGAAATGCTCAAGCAGACCAAAACTTCATATCAAAGTGTTATACATAATCAGGATGCGATGGAGTATTTACTTGGGCTCGGCTGTAAGAAGCTTGCGGAAATTCGAACTCAATCCCCTAATGCTGGAGGGTTAGTCGTAGCCTCTTCTGTTCAGCACGCTCAAACAATCCAAAAGATACTCTCTCAAAAGTACTCTCAATCTGTATCAATCGTTACTTATCGCCATGAAGAACCTTTAGCCGAAATAGAACGTTATCGTCAAAGTGATGCTCAATGGATTGTAAGCGTTGGAATGATCAGCGAAGGTACGGATATCCCGCGTCTTCAAGTTTGTTGCCACATGAGTTCTATCAAAACTGAGCTGTATTTTAGGCAGGTGCTTGGGCGTATTCTTAGAGTTAATGAGGCAGTAAATCAACAAGCGTGGTTGTTTACTTTTGCAGAACAAAGCCTGATAGAGTTTTCTGAGCGGATTGAGCAAGACATCCCAGAGTCTTGTATTTTCATTCGGATAGATACCCAAAGAACATTTGCCGCAAGTGAATCTGGTCGAGAGGAAGCGACTAAGGGTTTCAATATTGATCTCGTAAGTAGTGGTTTTGATTTGAGATGGAATGGTTCCGTTGAGCGTGGTGATATGGTAGGCGCGGTTCCTAAACTCTCTAAAGAGGTTCAGTTTGGAAGGTTCAAGAAGCGTATTATTTCAGCATTTCAAACAGTTTGA
- a CDS encoding AAA family ATPase: MGNVFIEKVQVEGGFLDGMSLDMKNGLNTVIGARGTGKSTFIELIRYCLDIKGHTAESHAKSLAHAKSVLKDGQVMVTLSDGVNSYSFSRTADGETIPPVHNDIQLPLIFSQTEVENIGLVSSGRLKLIDDFIGNTDSWDLIELSSISQIESYSSEIIKLSDNVSETEDRLIALPKLKLSLVDLIKEQEALTTASEDVNSKSKALSELSDYYLKVTSDIEQLRYYISTHESTRDEVHHIVLSPRDNLNLSDSVSNDEYSKMLESCTEAYDYLDHAFSKFDELIDVAQSELGKLLLLQSDITKKGQGLRAEVDTLQKGAGELSRKIQICKEEIAKLESIEKSNHDKAKRIESVKQDRNLALAKLDNVRSEKSQKREQVCNMLSQALAPRIRVNLEERSQLDEYQQVIINALKGSGIKYNELAPLIAESVPPQMLLKIIEEDDIDSFLLMLSITKDRASRVINALKSSINSVATVNLEDEVILELLDGSETKGLAELSTGQRCTVILPIILAHKDFALIVDQPEDHIDNAFIVETLIASIKRRKGQGQTIVTTHNANVPVLGEAEEVIHLNSDGTRGYVLAYGPLMQPNIVDAISSVMEGGREAFRCRANFYE; this comes from the coding sequence ATGGGTAATGTATTTATTGAAAAAGTACAGGTGGAAGGTGGTTTCCTAGATGGTATGAGTCTAGATATGAAAAATGGGCTAAATACCGTGATCGGAGCAAGAGGTACGGGGAAGTCCACTTTTATAGAACTCATAAGATACTGTTTGGACATCAAAGGTCATACGGCTGAATCCCACGCGAAGTCTTTAGCACACGCGAAATCTGTGCTGAAAGATGGACAAGTGATGGTCACACTGTCAGACGGAGTTAACTCATACTCTTTTTCGCGGACAGCGGACGGGGAAACTATCCCACCAGTTCATAACGATATTCAGCTTCCCTTGATCTTCTCTCAAACAGAAGTGGAAAATATCGGATTAGTTTCTAGCGGGCGCTTGAAGCTTATTGATGATTTTATTGGCAACACAGACAGTTGGGATTTAATAGAGCTCTCGTCTATATCTCAAATTGAGTCTTACTCATCAGAGATTATCAAGCTTTCAGATAACGTTAGTGAGACAGAAGATAGACTCATAGCTCTCCCGAAGCTGAAACTTAGTTTGGTCGACTTGATTAAAGAGCAAGAAGCTTTGACAACGGCATCTGAAGACGTCAATAGCAAAAGCAAAGCATTATCTGAGCTTTCCGACTATTACCTAAAGGTTACTAGTGATATTGAGCAGTTAAGATACTATATATCAACACATGAAAGCACTAGAGATGAAGTTCATCACATAGTTTTAAGCCCTAGAGATAATCTAAACCTTTCAGATTCAGTTTCTAATGATGAATATTCTAAGATGTTAGAAAGTTGTACTGAGGCATATGATTATTTGGATCATGCGTTTTCTAAGTTTGATGAGCTAATTGATGTTGCCCAGTCTGAACTGGGAAAATTACTTCTCCTTCAATCAGATATCACCAAAAAAGGTCAAGGCTTGCGAGCGGAAGTTGACACTCTCCAAAAAGGTGCTGGTGAGTTGTCGAGGAAAATCCAAATTTGCAAAGAAGAAATCGCAAAACTAGAAAGTATTGAGAAGAGTAACCACGATAAAGCTAAAAGGATAGAGAGCGTAAAACAAGACAGAAACCTAGCCCTTGCGAAGCTTGATAATGTGCGTAGTGAAAAGTCTCAAAAAAGAGAACAGGTTTGTAACATGTTGAGCCAAGCTTTGGCTCCAAGAATTAGGGTGAACCTCGAAGAACGTAGTCAATTAGACGAGTATCAACAGGTAATCATCAATGCCTTGAAAGGCAGTGGTATAAAGTACAATGAACTAGCGCCTCTCATTGCAGAGTCCGTTCCTCCTCAAATGCTTTTAAAAATTATTGAAGAAGATGACATCGACTCATTTTTATTAATGCTAAGCATTACAAAAGATAGGGCATCTAGGGTTATTAACGCTCTGAAATCGAGTATTAATTCAGTTGCCACGGTAAACCTTGAGGATGAAGTAATCCTAGAACTTTTAGATGGGTCTGAAACGAAAGGGTTGGCTGAGCTTTCTACTGGACAACGATGCACTGTTATTTTACCAATTATTCTAGCTCATAAAGATTTTGCTTTAATCGTGGATCAACCAGAAGATCATATCGACAATGCATTTATCGTAGAAACATTGATTGCATCAATAAAGAGAAGGAAAGGGCAAGGGCAAACCATAGTTACAACGCATAATGCGAACGTACCTGTTTTGGGAGAAGCGGAAGAAGTTATTCACTTAAATTCTGACGGTACCAGAGGGTATGTACTTGCTTATGGGCCATTAATGCAACCAAATATTGTTGACGCTATTTCTTCTGTAATGGAAGGCGGTAGAGAAGCATTCAGATGTAGAGCTAATTTTTATGAGTAA
- a CDS encoding ATP-binding protein — translation MSNAGYQLAKSNLTSSDQMKRFESAVYFSNHTHTDMKKELEATRRTERVRHIKLALDKALYRLSNSSASNLVEIDQGLEGEQPEDLRKHLKNQAIDEFSGVILHELAPKLGLLNECLKSEIGNYEASQAKLYIDRLNQIFCAIESLRMSTHEAESIETDLSQLIRNIVHEEVCGDMGISVSLEGAQPCIINSDPDLLTLALSNAIRNSCESLLMLKEVMHKTLTVSWGRSDKDSWISVIDNGIGFQGDPKAAFKIGNTSKQGHTGFGMGIMQQAMDNIGGYAELSNVETGGAKLLLRWGNF, via the coding sequence ATGAGTAATGCTGGATATCAACTGGCCAAGTCTAATCTTACTTCTAGCGATCAAATGAAGCGCTTCGAAAGTGCAGTGTACTTCTCGAATCACACTCATACAGATATGAAAAAGGAATTGGAGGCGACCCGGCGTACTGAAAGGGTTCGTCATATAAAGTTAGCTTTGGACAAAGCGCTTTACCGACTATCGAATAGCTCTGCTTCCAACTTGGTTGAAATAGATCAGGGTTTAGAAGGTGAACAACCTGAAGACTTGAGAAAGCACCTAAAAAACCAAGCGATTGACGAGTTTTCTGGGGTTATTCTGCATGAGTTAGCACCAAAGCTAGGACTGCTCAATGAATGCCTTAAGAGCGAGATTGGTAACTATGAAGCCAGTCAGGCCAAGCTATATATCGATCGATTAAATCAGATTTTTTGCGCAATCGAAAGTTTGAGAATGTCGACTCATGAAGCAGAAAGTATCGAAACAGATCTGTCCCAGCTAATTAGGAACATAGTACATGAAGAGGTTTGTGGTGACATGGGAATAAGTGTGAGCTTGGAAGGTGCTCAGCCATGTATCATTAACTCCGACCCAGATTTACTCACCTTAGCTCTTTCTAATGCAATAAGGAACAGTTGTGAATCCTTACTGATGCTAAAAGAGGTAATGCATAAAACACTCACTGTTTCATGGGGTCGTAGTGACAAAGACTCGTGGATATCCGTTATAGATAATGGTATTGGCTTCCAAGGGGATCCCAAAGCTGCTTTCAAAATTGGAAATACGAGCAAACAAGGACACACTGGGTTTGGGATGGGAATTATGCAGCAAGCAATGGATAACATTGGTGGCTATGCAGAGCTTTCTAACGTTGAAACTGGTGGAGCGAAGTTATTATTAAGGTGGGGGAATTTTTAG